A single Methanolobus sp. ZRKC5 DNA region contains:
- a CDS encoding IS66 family transposase — MCIDREEILAVYEAGPEAVVELVTRLLGIIEHQSLQIAQLEERVRHLEEMLEKNSRNSSKPPSTDSYARNKPTVKSQRKKTNKHVGGQNGHPGTTLRINDDPDEVIVHPVNQCVNCGRSLASVPSDYERRQVFDIPPITINCIEHRCEIKTCPKCSHVNKALFPDGVTQPTQYGHRVKSFAVYLHTYQLLPYQRVTKLFSDILGCKISPATLVNTERSCFEKLGAFENTVKHLLKESPVINLDETGMRINAVRNWLHVAGTDKLTYYFAHRKRGSEAMDAMGILPGYTGVATHDFWKPYNKYECQHSLCNAHLLRELTGASENRDQQWPKIMSDLLICIKHHVDNDLLDTELIQRFSEDYDHITCLGVNENPPDPESNVRSKKRGRKKQTTVKNLLDRFIGHKEDILRFMYDQNVPFDNNQAEREIRMTKVQQKISGTFRSEQGAKNFCRIRGYVSTVNKNSESVIDAISAIFYGNSFVPKLQN, encoded by the coding sequence ATTTGTATAGACCGCGAAGAAATACTTGCAGTTTATGAAGCTGGTCCAGAAGCAGTAGTAGAACTTGTAACTCGATTACTTGGGATAATTGAACATCAATCTCTCCAAATTGCACAACTTGAAGAGCGTGTCAGGCATTTGGAAGAAATGCTTGAAAAGAATAGTCGCAACAGTAGCAAACCACCTTCTACTGATTCTTATGCACGGAATAAACCAACCGTTAAAAGTCAAAGAAAAAAGACCAATAAGCATGTAGGTGGTCAAAACGGTCATCCTGGTACTACATTAAGAATAAATGATGATCCGGATGAAGTTATTGTTCATCCTGTTAATCAATGCGTCAATTGTGGGAGATCGTTAGCTTCTGTTCCCTCTGACTATGAAAGAAGACAGGTCTTTGACATTCCTCCTATAACTATCAATTGCATTGAACATCGTTGCGAGATTAAAACATGTCCCAAATGTTCTCATGTAAACAAAGCTCTTTTTCCAGATGGTGTAACTCAGCCGACTCAATACGGTCATCGAGTTAAGTCATTTGCAGTTTATTTGCACACTTACCAATTACTTCCTTATCAGCGTGTTACCAAGTTGTTCTCTGATATTTTGGGATGCAAGATAAGTCCTGCTACTTTGGTGAACACGGAACGTAGTTGTTTTGAGAAGCTTGGAGCTTTTGAAAATACAGTGAAACATCTCCTGAAAGAATCTCCTGTCATCAATCTGGATGAAACAGGAATGAGAATAAATGCAGTTCGTAATTGGCTTCATGTGGCAGGTACAGACAAACTGACCTATTATTTTGCACATCGTAAAAGGGGCTCAGAAGCAATGGATGCTATGGGCATATTACCAGGTTACACTGGTGTTGCAACACATGATTTTTGGAAACCGTACAACAAATATGAATGTCAACATTCATTATGTAATGCACATTTATTACGAGAGTTAACTGGAGCTTCCGAAAACAGGGATCAACAGTGGCCAAAGATAATGAGTGATCTCTTGATATGCATTAAACATCATGTTGATAATGATCTTTTAGATACTGAGCTAATTCAAAGGTTCAGTGAGGATTATGATCACATAACTTGTTTAGGAGTGAATGAAAATCCTCCTGATCCGGAATCAAATGTGCGGTCTAAAAAACGAGGACGTAAGAAGCAGACCACGGTAAAGAATTTGCTGGATAGGTTTATTGGCCATAAAGAGGATATCTTGCGATTTATGTACGACCAAAACGTTCCGTTTGATAACAATCAGGCTGAAAGAGAGATCAGAATGACGAAAGTACAGCAGAAGATATCAGGTACTTTCCGCAGTGAACAGGGTGCAAAAAATTTCTGCCGTATAAGAGGATACGTGTCTACTGTTAATAAGAATTCTGAATCTGTTATCGATGCAATTAGTGCAATATTTTATGGCAATTCATTTGTTCCAAAGTTGCAGAATTGA
- a CDS encoding tripartite tricarboxylate transporter permease, with translation MAAMILSNAISHTFHDIIPSIFLGAPGEDTALAVLPGHTLLLEGQGAQAIRLSALGSAGSVVFSMFTVIPLSLLFVKSYSLIQENMAFILIFVVFVMVMTEKDEYYHGEGRQKVWRKRVYALLLFGMSGLLGVFAFRMDYLAVPVIDWGQGSILLPLLSGLFGASQLIVSLFSDPVIPTQYDSKPELETGKIVRGMVTGSIFGSIVAWLPGISSSIATVFARLFVKQEEKSSNSGYGNNEAFLSSSKEFIVSISGVNTSNAIFGLMALAFVGKTRSGAMVAINELIGGVSLELSLVVLFLCAILLTSLLSYFSTIYLGDNIHHVLEKVDYPKLCYGIIFFLAVMVLLSTGLFGLLVFVIAIPIGMLAPFLGVKKSHVMGVILLPVILYFI, from the coding sequence ATTGCAGCCATGATACTGTCAAATGCAATATCACATACGTTTCATGATATTATTCCATCGATCTTTCTTGGAGCACCTGGTGAGGACACGGCACTAGCAGTGCTTCCAGGTCATACCTTATTGCTTGAGGGTCAGGGTGCACAGGCTATTCGTCTCTCAGCACTGGGAAGTGCGGGTTCAGTGGTGTTTTCCATGTTTACTGTGATCCCTCTTTCACTTCTGTTTGTGAAAAGTTATAGTCTCATTCAGGAAAATATGGCCTTCATACTAATTTTCGTAGTATTTGTAATGGTCATGACTGAAAAAGATGAGTATTATCATGGTGAAGGAAGGCAAAAGGTCTGGAGAAAAAGAGTCTATGCCCTTTTGCTCTTTGGCATGAGCGGTCTTTTAGGGGTATTTGCATTCAGGATGGATTATCTTGCCGTTCCTGTAATTGACTGGGGTCAGGGTTCAATATTACTTCCACTACTAAGCGGACTCTTTGGAGCATCCCAGCTTATAGTAAGCTTGTTCTCAGATCCAGTTATCCCGACACAATATGACTCAAAGCCGGAACTGGAAACCGGAAAGATCGTCAGGGGTATGGTTACTGGCAGTATCTTCGGTTCCATTGTTGCGTGGTTGCCGGGAATATCTTCATCTATAGCAACAGTATTTGCACGTCTTTTTGTTAAGCAGGAAGAAAAGAGTTCCAATTCCGGATATGGGAATAATGAGGCTTTCCTTAGTTCTTCAAAAGAGTTTATTGTATCCATTTCTGGTGTCAATACAAGTAACGCAATTTTCGGTTTGATGGCACTTGCATTTGTTGGAAAGACAAGAAGTGGAGCTATGGTAGCTATAAACGAACTGATAGGCGGTGTATCTCTTGAACTCTCATTGGTGGTGCTTTTTCTATGTGCAATACTGCTGACATCATTACTATCATACTTTTCCACGATCTATCTTGGTGATAACATCCACCATGTACTGGAAAAAGTCGACTACCCGAAACTTTGTTATGGGATTATTTTCTTCCTTGCAGTAATGGTATTGCTGTCTACAGGGTTATTCGGATTGCTGGTGTTTGTGATAGCAATTCCAATAGGAATGCTTGCACCATTTCTGGGAGTAAAAAAAAGCCATGTAATGGGAGTAATACTTTTGCCTGTGATCCTATATTTTATTTAG
- a CDS encoding cupin domain-containing protein → MMVKTSCKTTEAYITKDGSSIRELMHPLAHGNSAQSLAEATVPAGSTTLLHRHNVAEEIYHILSGCGLMTLGDESILVDEGDSVCIHPGTPHNIKNTGERELRLLCCCSPAYSHDDTEILE, encoded by the coding sequence ATGATGGTCAAAACTTCCTGCAAGACGACAGAAGCTTACATCACAAAAGATGGTTCATCCATCAGGGAACTGATGCATCCTCTTGCGCATGGTAACTCAGCCCAGAGTCTCGCTGAGGCTACGGTACCAGCAGGAAGTACAACACTTTTGCATCGCCACAATGTTGCAGAAGAGATATACCATATTCTGTCGGGCTGTGGTCTGATGACACTTGGGGATGAATCAATTTTAGTCGATGAAGGAGACTCGGTCTGCATTCACCCCGGAACTCCCCATAATATCAAAAATACAGGAGAAAGAGAACTCAGATTACTGTGTTGCTGTTCTCCTGCCTATTCACACGATGATACTGAGATACTTGAATAA
- a CDS encoding carbon monoxide dehydrogenase accessory protein CooC, whose protein sequence is MVKIAVTGKGGVGKTTLSGTLARMLARDGYDVLAIDADADMNLASSLGIDKAPEPLTDYQDLIEERAGEKGGMFKFNPKVDDIVDKFGVVGPDNVKMLVMGTVETGGSGCMCPASAFLKAFLRHVVLKDTSAVILDMEAGIEHLGRGTTRGIDLMIIVVEPGMRSIETAQRIKQLSEGIEVKHLAAIINKGTSSNIKPKLEELGIPVLGEIPYDPDLMEADFNGLAPIDVGGKWVDYVTDIKNSMLEMIAGFETEE, encoded by the coding sequence ATGGTAAAAATTGCAGTCACAGGAAAAGGCGGAGTAGGTAAGACAACACTATCCGGAACTCTTGCAAGAATGTTGGCAAGGGATGGATATGACGTGCTTGCCATTGATGCTGATGCTGATATGAACCTTGCTTCCTCCCTGGGAATAGATAAAGCTCCGGAACCACTCACTGACTATCAGGATCTTATTGAAGAGAGAGCAGGAGAAAAGGGAGGAATGTTCAAATTCAACCCGAAAGTCGATGATATTGTAGACAAGTTCGGTGTTGTTGGTCCTGATAATGTGAAAATGCTTGTCATGGGCACAGTTGAAACAGGCGGAAGTGGCTGCATGTGTCCTGCCTCGGCATTCCTGAAGGCTTTCCTGAGACATGTGGTACTAAAGGATACCAGTGCTGTGATACTGGATATGGAGGCAGGGATAGAACATCTCGGAAGAGGCACCACCCGTGGAATAGATCTTATGATAATCGTTGTTGAACCTGGAATGCGGTCAATTGAAACTGCCCAGAGGATAAAGCAGCTTTCCGAAGGTATTGAGGTAAAGCATCTTGCTGCAATCATCAACAAAGGTACTTCCTCAAACATAAAACCAAAACTGGAAGAACTCGGCATTCCTGTACTTGGAGAAATACCATATGATCCTGACCTTATGGAAGCTGACTTCAATGGCCTTGCACCAATCGATGTGGGAGGAAAGTGGGTGGATTATGTCACAGATATCAAAAACAGCATGCTTGAAATGATAGCAGGTTTTGAGACAGAAGAATAG
- a CDS encoding cation diffusion facilitator family transporter, whose protein sequence is MHDIDSRFRQIRKVLVYVLFLNLVVSFAKIVYGFYTNVLSMQSDGFHSLFDGVSNIVGLIGIQIAAKPPDKEHPYGHRKFETLASVMIAVILAIVAFEIVHSAFNRFGNGSHPEVTAISFAVMLGTMLVNYSVTTYESKKGKELNSELLLADSAHTRSDIYVSLSVIIGLIAIRLGYPVIDPAVSILIALVILHAGAEIIFHSISILIDESQIDPEDISQVVHNIEGVVGCHNIRTRGPPGSVYVDLHVEVDPDMSTYKSHTISHIVQYRIKESFDGIEDVLVHIEPAHTRSI, encoded by the coding sequence ATGCACGACATTGACTCACGTTTCAGACAAATACGAAAAGTGCTGGTCTATGTGCTTTTCCTGAATCTGGTTGTTTCATTTGCCAAGATCGTCTATGGCTTTTATACAAATGTGCTCAGTATGCAGTCAGATGGTTTTCATTCTCTTTTTGACGGTGTTTCAAACATTGTGGGTCTTATAGGGATACAAATAGCAGCCAAACCTCCTGATAAAGAACATCCTTACGGGCATCGTAAGTTCGAGACACTGGCTTCTGTAATGATCGCTGTGATATTGGCCATTGTTGCTTTTGAAATAGTCCATTCGGCATTTAACCGGTTTGGAAATGGCAGTCATCCGGAGGTAACTGCAATAAGTTTTGCAGTGATGCTTGGAACAATGTTAGTCAATTATTCAGTGACCACATATGAAAGCAAAAAAGGTAAAGAATTAAACAGCGAGTTACTCCTTGCTGATTCTGCTCATACTAGAAGTGACATATACGTTTCACTTTCTGTCATTATAGGCCTGATAGCTATCCGGCTCGGTTATCCTGTCATTGATCCTGCAGTTTCGATATTAATAGCCCTGGTTATACTTCATGCAGGTGCAGAAATTATATTCCATAGTATATCTATCCTGATCGATGAATCCCAGATAGATCCGGAAGATATCTCTCAGGTAGTCCATAATATAGAAGGTGTGGTTGGTTGCCATAATATACGCACACGTGGACCTCCGGGAAGTGTCTACGTGGACCTCCATGTTGAAGTAGACCCTGATATGAGCACTTATAAATCTCACACTATCTCTCATATTGTTCAGTACCGGATCAAGGAAAGTTTTGACGGAATAGAGGATGTCCTCGTGCACATAGAACCAGCTCACACACGGTCGATATAA
- the aroC gene encoding chorismate synthase, translated as MPGNTFGHSFKITTWGESHGKALGVVVDGVPAGLELSETDIQKDLDRRRPGQSEVSTPRSESDSVEILSGVIEGVTTGMPVSMLVWNKNAKSSAYDYIKNIPRPGHADLFYSEKYGIRDHRGGGRSSGRETIGRVAGGAVAKKILSQAGIEVFAHVIELGGVKAKQLSFDEIRLNVENSVVRCADPEAAEKMLEQVNIARFEGDSIGGIVEIIATGVPIGLGEPVFGKLDADIACAMMGIGAVKGVEIGAGFECSHMKGSQMNDPFVLENGQVVPGTNNAGGMIGGISTGMPIICRIAVKPTPSISKTQKSVDMAAMKEIDLEVHGRHDPTIPPRMVPVAESMMALVLADHMVKSGRIGPDSLLG; from the coding sequence ATGCCAGGAAATACATTCGGACATTCTTTCAAGATAACTACCTGGGGTGAATCCCATGGTAAAGCCCTGGGGGTCGTTGTTGACGGGGTGCCGGCAGGGCTTGAATTATCAGAAACTGATATTCAAAAAGACCTCGACCGCCGCCGGCCGGGGCAGAGTGAAGTATCCACACCTCGCTCAGAATCTGATTCTGTTGAAATATTATCCGGCGTAATTGAAGGCGTTACAACGGGAATGCCCGTATCCATGCTTGTATGGAATAAGAATGCTAAATCCAGTGCATACGATTACATAAAGAACATCCCCCGTCCGGGTCATGCAGACCTTTTCTATTCTGAGAAATATGGTATCCGTGACCACAGAGGTGGCGGAAGGTCATCCGGCAGGGAAACCATTGGCAGGGTTGCAGGAGGCGCTGTTGCCAAAAAAATTCTTTCTCAGGCAGGTATTGAGGTATTTGCCCATGTTATCGAGCTTGGTGGTGTAAAGGCAAAACAGCTTTCCTTTGATGAGATACGCTTGAATGTTGAGAATAGTGTTGTCCGCTGTGCTGACCCTGAGGCTGCTGAAAAGATGCTTGAGCAGGTGAATATTGCTCGTTTTGAAGGTGACAGTATTGGTGGTATTGTGGAAATTATAGCTACGGGTGTACCTATAGGTCTTGGTGAGCCAGTATTCGGTAAGCTGGATGCTGATATTGCCTGCGCAATGATGGGGATTGGTGCTGTGAAAGGTGTGGAAATTGGTGCTGGTTTTGAATGTTCCCATATGAAGGGAAGCCAGATGAACGATCCATTTGTGCTTGAGAATGGCCAGGTAGTTCCAGGCACTAACAACGCAGGTGGTATGATAGGTGGTATATCCACAGGGATGCCAATAATTTGCAGGATAGCAGTAAAACCGACACCTTCTATCTCAAAGACCCAGAAGAGCGTTGATATGGCTGCAATGAAAGAGATCGACCTTGAAGTCCATGGCAGGCATGACCCGACAATTCCTCCCAGAATGGTGCCTGTGGCAGAGTCTATGATGGCATTGGTGCTTGCGGACCATATGGTAAAGAGTGGGCGTATAGGTCCTGATTCATTGCTAGGATGA
- a CDS encoding LL-diaminopimelate aminotransferase has translation MYSDRINSLPPYLFATIDESKAAMKAKGVDVIDLGVGDPDQPTPAHIVDSMCEAVRKPETHKYPSYAGMPAFRKAAADWCKESRGLDLDPATEALTFIGSKEGIAHIPLAFINPGDIALCPDPAYPVYKIGTEFAGGEAHIMPLLEENDFLPDLDAIPKDKLEKAKLMFLNYPNNPTAAVADKKFFEEVVQFARENEIVVIHDNAYSEMTYDNYKAPSFLSVDGAMDVGIEVYSLSKTYNMTGWRLAFAVGNKQIISGIGKVKSNVDSGAFDAIQMAGITALSSSQQCVSDMNRIYEQRRDALLKGLRELGLDVKPPKATFYVWTPVPDGYDSVGFAKLLLETAGIVATPGVGFGTYGEGYIRFALTRSVERINEAVERMSKLNI, from the coding sequence ATGTATTCTGATAGGATAAACTCATTGCCCCCATATTTGTTTGCAACAATAGACGAGTCTAAGGCAGCTATGAAAGCAAAAGGAGTAGATGTTATAGACCTGGGAGTCGGTGACCCGGATCAGCCAACACCTGCCCATATTGTTGATTCAATGTGCGAAGCAGTACGTAAGCCTGAAACACACAAGTACCCTTCCTACGCAGGAATGCCTGCTTTCAGGAAAGCTGCTGCTGACTGGTGTAAAGAAAGCAGAGGATTGGATTTAGATCCTGCAACTGAAGCCCTTACTTTTATAGGATCAAAAGAAGGTATTGCACATATACCACTTGCTTTTATCAACCCAGGTGATATAGCACTTTGCCCGGACCCCGCATACCCCGTATACAAAATAGGAACAGAATTCGCAGGTGGAGAAGCCCATATTATGCCGCTTCTCGAAGAAAATGACTTCCTGCCTGATCTGGATGCGATTCCAAAGGACAAGCTTGAAAAAGCAAAGTTAATGTTCCTGAACTATCCAAATAACCCAACAGCTGCCGTTGCTGATAAAAAGTTCTTTGAAGAGGTTGTACAGTTTGCACGTGAAAATGAAATCGTGGTCATACATGACAACGCCTACTCTGAAATGACATACGACAATTACAAAGCTCCAAGTTTCTTAAGCGTTGACGGCGCAATGGACGTGGGAATTGAGGTCTACTCCCTTTCCAAGACATATAATATGACAGGATGGAGACTTGCCTTTGCAGTTGGTAACAAACAAATAATATCCGGTATCGGTAAGGTTAAGTCCAATGTGGACTCCGGAGCCTTCGATGCTATCCAGATGGCAGGCATTACCGCGCTTAGCAGCTCCCAGCAATGTGTTTCAGATATGAACCGCATTTACGAACAAAGAAGAGATGCACTGTTAAAAGGACTTCGCGAACTGGGACTTGATGTCAAGCCACCTAAAGCAACATTCTACGTCTGGACACCTGTCCCTGATGGTTATGATTCAGTAGGATTTGCAAAATTGCTGCTTGAGACCGCAGGAATCGTGGCAACACCAGGTGTTGGCTTTGGAACTTACGGTGAAGGTTACATCAGGTTTGCACTTACACGCTCCGTTGAAAGAATCAATGAAGCAGTAGAAAGGATGAGCAAATTAAATATCTGA
- a CDS encoding PAS domain-containing sensor histidine kinase has translation MKKRERELECIYSISDLFDLHVPLKSLLKGIIQRLPSAFIYPELAESCIVLDGELYQTGMFEKNKQSLSSNIIVHGNKHGFLSVSYREECPLHDIGPFLEDEQRLLDVITSRLCKVIEKKHVEEALLNSEKRYRMIFDVSPLGIFMDQNGTISHCNRSFLNIFGVSKNDVVGAEIFEFVNDDRLNQLFAGYLESSCPFYENEYSARISGRDIYLKSYYVPLRSKDNIIDGGIGLIADITSNKNSEEELQNQKELLTSTFNALQDLIVVVDREMKIVTSNWKSDMISPPQNEGSHPQMYDCFTHNLMPCDPCPVKDVFSTGNMKEFEHIDSVDNKVRDFRIFPVYDTKGDVIMAVSHIRDITERKETEEALKQSTSELERAYEELKSLDQLKDEFLSNLRHELNTPLTSIKGFSELLYDGTLGSLNDGQMDAIGRVVTKSGKLQNLIDSLLFVSTNQNGTIRYNFEQIELSSLLTNIVNLFFDTIKEKNMHIHTDVDFETCLIDADRTYLPQVFTSLVDNAIKFTSDHGTIHLSAFKEDKEVHVIIEDTGIGISEKDLQNLFQKFYQIDSSSTRNYGGNGLGLYISKVIVENHDGKIWIESEEGKGTKVHVRVPLRQNQFSASSSSPSISCERPLLR, from the coding sequence ATGAAAAAGAGGGAAAGGGAGCTTGAATGTATCTATAGTATATCAGATCTGTTCGATCTGCATGTACCGCTTAAGTCCCTTCTAAAAGGTATAATACAAAGGCTGCCATCAGCTTTTATTTATCCTGAACTTGCTGAGTCGTGTATAGTTCTGGATGGGGAACTATACCAAACAGGCATGTTTGAAAAGAACAAACAATCCTTGTCCAGCAATATTATAGTTCATGGCAATAAACATGGTTTTCTTAGTGTATCTTACCGTGAGGAATGCCCTTTGCATGATATTGGCCCATTCCTGGAAGATGAGCAACGGTTGCTGGATGTAATTACATCACGTCTCTGTAAAGTTATAGAAAAAAAACATGTAGAAGAGGCTCTTCTTAATTCTGAGAAAAGATACAGGATGATATTCGATGTTTCTCCCCTTGGAATATTTATGGATCAAAATGGAACCATAAGTCATTGCAACAGAAGTTTTCTCAACATCTTTGGAGTTTCAAAAAACGATGTTGTAGGTGCAGAGATTTTTGAGTTTGTAAATGATGACCGTTTAAATCAGCTTTTTGCCGGATATTTAGAGTCTTCATGTCCATTTTATGAAAATGAATACTCTGCACGAATATCGGGCAGGGATATATATCTGAAATCTTACTATGTTCCTTTGAGGTCAAAGGACAATATTATCGATGGTGGTATTGGTCTTATTGCTGATATAACCTCAAACAAGAATTCAGAAGAAGAATTACAAAACCAGAAAGAACTTCTAACAAGTACTTTCAATGCCTTGCAGGATCTTATTGTTGTTGTGGACAGAGAAATGAAGATAGTTACCAGTAATTGGAAAAGTGACATGATATCTCCTCCGCAGAATGAAGGATCACATCCGCAGATGTATGATTGTTTTACTCATAATCTGATGCCTTGTGACCCCTGTCCTGTAAAGGATGTTTTCTCAACAGGCAACATGAAAGAATTCGAGCATATTGACTCAGTTGACAACAAAGTGAGGGATTTCCGTATATTCCCTGTCTATGATACAAAAGGTGATGTAATAATGGCGGTAAGCCACATACGTGACATTACCGAGCGCAAGGAAACAGAAGAGGCCTTAAAGCAGTCAACAAGTGAACTAGAACGGGCATATGAAGAGTTAAAGTCTCTTGACCAGCTCAAGGATGAATTCCTTTCTAACCTGAGACATGAACTTAACACACCGCTTACTTCCATAAAAGGATTCAGCGAGCTTTTGTATGATGGTACTCTCGGTTCACTGAATGATGGGCAAATGGATGCAATAGGGCGTGTTGTGACAAAATCAGGCAAGCTGCAGAATTTGATTGATTCCCTGCTTTTTGTAAGTACTAACCAGAACGGGACTATAAGATACAATTTTGAGCAAATCGAGCTTTCTTCTCTTCTTACTAATATTGTGAACCTTTTCTTTGATACGATCAAAGAGAAAAACATGCATATTCACACAGATGTTGATTTCGAAACATGTTTAATTGATGCTGACAGGACATATCTTCCTCAGGTATTCACCAGTTTGGTGGATAACGCAATAAAATTCACATCCGACCATGGGACAATCCATCTCTCGGCATTTAAAGAGGACAAAGAAGTCCATGTGATAATAGAAGATACCGGCATTGGTATTTCTGAAAAGGATCTTCAAAATCTGTTCCAGAAATTCTATCAGATAGATAGTTCATCAACCAGGAATTACGGTGGTAATGGTCTTGGGCTTTACATAAGTAAAGTGATCGTAGAAAACCACGATGGAAAAATATGGATAGAAAGTGAAGAAGGGAAAGGGACAAAAGTCCATGTACGTGTCCCCTTAAGGCAAAATCAATTTTCAGCTTCTTCCAGTTCACCTTCTATATCCTGTGAAAGACCTTTGCTAAGATAA
- the budA gene encoding acetolactate decarboxylase — protein MKKRNFYLITLLVILSILAGGCVSENTESIDSVDKSIATANQVLNAETDIIYQFSIIDALLEGVYDGEISCGELKSKGDFGLGTFDNLDGEMLELDGIIYQVKADGQIYEVEDSVTSPFAAVTFFETDIENIIDEQMNSQQLAEHITALLPSQNVMYAVKITGKFDYMKTRSVAGQEKPYPRLVEVTKDQSVFEFNDTEGTIVGYWMPEYVDGINVPGYHLHFITQDRTGGGHILDYTISSGTVEIDSTDNFYLELPTNNNYLSKGLSQDIEGELEEAEN, from the coding sequence ATGAAAAAAAGAAACTTTTATCTTATCACTCTGCTTGTTATCCTTTCAATCTTAGCAGGAGGGTGCGTCAGTGAAAACACCGAAAGCATAGACTCCGTAGATAAGAGCATAGCTACCGCCAATCAAGTATTGAATGCCGAAACCGACATAATATACCAGTTTTCCATAATAGATGCTCTCCTTGAAGGTGTTTATGACGGTGAGATCAGCTGCGGGGAACTGAAAAGTAAAGGTGACTTCGGACTCGGAACATTTGACAACCTTGACGGGGAAATGCTGGAACTTGATGGCATAATCTATCAGGTCAAAGCAGATGGCCAGATATATGAAGTCGAAGATTCCGTAACATCACCATTTGCAGCTGTCACTTTCTTTGAGACTGACATCGAAAATATAATAGATGAACAAATGAACAGCCAGCAGTTGGCAGAACACATTACAGCACTTCTTCCAAGTCAGAATGTAATGTATGCTGTAAAGATAACAGGCAAATTCGACTACATGAAAACACGTAGTGTAGCAGGACAGGAAAAACCTTATCCCAGACTTGTTGAAGTAACCAAGGATCAGTCTGTTTTTGAGTTTAATGATACTGAAGGTACAATAGTCGGATATTGGATGCCTGAATATGTTGACGGCATAAATGTACCGGGTTACCACCTGCACTTCATCACACAGGACAGGACAGGAGGCGGACATATACTGGACTATACAATTAGTTCAGGAACTGTAGAAATAGACAGTACAGATAATTTCTACCTGGAGCTACCAACAAACAATAATTATCTTAGCAAAGGTCTTTCACAGGATATAGAAGGTGAACTGGAAGAAGCTGAAAATTGA
- a CDS encoding chemotaxis protein CheW: MANVNETFQDNIDEDLHQLVVFSLGLEEFGVDIMQVQEIIRMPEITRIPRSPDYVKGVINLRGKIIVVMDLDKRFGMSQKDMTDESRVVVVDIEGTVIGLVVDSVSEVIRLQGSNIDQTPEIITQKINAEYLKGVGKLEDRLLILLDLENILSETAM; this comes from the coding sequence ATGGCGAATGTGAATGAAACATTTCAGGATAATATTGACGAGGACCTCCATCAACTTGTAGTTTTTAGTCTGGGTTTGGAAGAATTTGGTGTGGACATAATGCAGGTACAGGAAATAATCCGAATGCCTGAAATTACAAGGATTCCAAGGTCTCCTGATTACGTAAAAGGAGTGATCAATCTTAGAGGTAAGATAATAGTTGTCATGGATCTTGACAAACGCTTTGGAATGTCTCAAAAAGATATGACTGATGAGTCCCGTGTTGTTGTTGTGGACATAGAGGGCACTGTCATCGGACTGGTTGTAGATTCTGTCAGTGAAGTCATACGTCTGCAGGGATCGAACATTGACCAGACACCTGAGATCATCACACAGAAGATAAATGCAGAATACCTGAAAGGTGTTGGCAAACTAGAAGACAGATTACTCATCCTTCTTGACCTTGAGAATATCCTAAGCGAAACTGCAATGTAA